Proteins co-encoded in one Halorussus lipolyticus genomic window:
- a CDS encoding DUF5802 family protein, with protein MFEEFSSGYYLGRLYVEPHRGQQPAMRREQHERINEQLYASGEGVERLDSPLVMKVDNHHVAVHGDESVPEGTLALPEDLLDDTRIRNPPTLKEVLLAKADRAAQLLRYQDQAPSAGI; from the coding sequence ATGTTCGAGGAGTTTTCGAGCGGCTACTACCTCGGTCGGCTTTACGTCGAACCGCACCGAGGCCAGCAACCGGCCATGCGCCGCGAGCAACACGAGCGAATCAACGAACAACTGTACGCCTCCGGAGAGGGCGTCGAACGCCTCGACAGTCCGCTCGTGATGAAAGTAGACAACCACCACGTCGCAGTCCACGGCGACGAGTCCGTTCCCGAGGGGACGCTGGCACTCCCCGAGGACCTCCTCGACGACACCCGCATCCGGAACCCGCCGACGCTCAAGGAGGTCCTGCTGGCGAAGGCCGACAGGGCGGCCCAACTCCTGCGGTATCAGGACCAAGCGCCCAGCGCGGGAATTTGA
- a CDS encoding GNAT family N-acetyltransferase: protein MTGASRESGVEVREARPDDYDQIAAFTQNTWPDREGGDYIPDIYHDWIAGEGKRTAVAEVDGEVAGLAQTVLLSDWEAWNQGIRVNPDFRGRGVSVAITDDLFEWAREQGATVARNMVFSWNVAGLGQSRSTGYDPATEFRWAHPEPDSAASSALDVTADPNAAWRFWTDSEARDHLRGLALDPDETWALSKLTRTDLRNAADDGGLFVVQDDGTRGFAHRIREYEREAEESEQTETWAEYGVGAWDDPESADALFGAIARDAAGLGADRTRVLIPECVRYVSDTAFCRVEIADEPDFVLAADLTR, encoded by the coding sequence ATGACGGGCGCGAGCAGAGAATCGGGCGTCGAGGTCCGCGAGGCCCGGCCTGACGACTACGACCAAATCGCGGCGTTCACCCAGAACACGTGGCCCGACCGCGAGGGCGGCGACTACATCCCCGACATCTACCACGATTGGATAGCGGGCGAGGGCAAGCGCACCGCGGTCGCCGAGGTCGATGGCGAAGTCGCGGGTCTCGCCCAGACCGTCCTGCTGTCCGACTGGGAGGCGTGGAATCAGGGGATTCGCGTCAACCCCGACTTCCGCGGGCGAGGAGTCAGCGTCGCCATCACCGACGACCTGTTCGAGTGGGCGCGAGAGCAGGGCGCGACCGTCGCCCGGAACATGGTCTTCTCGTGGAACGTCGCCGGACTGGGCCAGTCGCGCTCGACGGGGTACGACCCCGCGACCGAGTTCCGATGGGCACACCCGGAACCCGACTCGGCGGCCAGTTCTGCGCTCGACGTGACCGCCGACCCCAACGCGGCGTGGCGGTTCTGGACCGACAGCGAGGCCCGCGACCACCTCCGGGGTCTCGCGCTGGACCCCGACGAGACGTGGGCGCTCTCGAAACTGACTCGAACTGACCTCCGGAACGCGGCCGACGACGGCGGCCTGTTCGTCGTGCAGGACGACGGGACTCGCGGGTTCGCCCACCGAATCCGGGAGTACGAGCGCGAGGCCGAGGAGAGCGAGCAGACCGAGACGTGGGCCGAGTACGGCGTCGGCGCGTGGGACGACCCAGAAAGTGCCGATGCGCTGTTCGGTGCAATCGCACGAGATGCCGCCGGATTGGGGGCAGACCGGACTCGCGTCCTGATTCCCGAGTGCGTCCGGTACGTCAGCGACACCGCGTTCTGTCGGGTGGAAATCGCCGACGAACCCGACTTCGTGCTGGCGGCCGACCTGACGCGCTGA
- the gatD gene encoding Glu-tRNA(Gln) amidotransferase subunit GatD, which translates to MNPGDRVRVQRADQTYEGVLLPSSTSQNLVVKLEGGYNVGIDRDEADVDVLESDVYDVGSGDTDDESSVEFDSDLPTISLISTGGTIASTVDYRTGAVTAQFDAEDVLRAVPDLAGRANYRGRVVANILSENMTPDVWRDLAEAVHEEIEEGADGVVVMHGTDTMQFTASALSFMLDTPVPVVFTGSQRSADRPSSDNVMNAVCAVEAAKADSAEVMVCMHATESDDVCALHRGTRVRKNHTSRRDAFETVGAKPLGEVEYAGGDAEVSFRRAYAERGETDLSLAPEMESEVELLKFTPGMDESALDVAEGKEGLVLEGTGLGHVHSAWTDRIAELVEDGTTVVMTSQCIDGRVCDRVYDTGRDLLDAGVVEGEDMLPGTAKVKLMWALANSDNPEKAVRTPVAGEITDRSVPWE; encoded by the coding sequence ATGAATCCCGGCGACCGCGTCCGCGTCCAGCGGGCCGACCAGACCTACGAGGGCGTACTGCTTCCCTCCTCGACGAGCCAGAACCTCGTCGTCAAGCTAGAGGGCGGATACAACGTCGGTATCGACCGCGACGAGGCCGACGTCGACGTACTCGAAAGCGACGTGTACGACGTAGGGAGCGGCGACACCGACGACGAATCGTCGGTCGAGTTCGACTCCGACCTGCCGACCATCTCGCTCATCTCGACCGGCGGGACCATCGCCTCGACGGTGGACTACCGGACCGGTGCCGTCACGGCCCAGTTCGACGCCGAGGACGTGCTTCGGGCCGTCCCGGACCTCGCTGGCCGGGCCAACTACCGGGGCCGGGTCGTCGCCAACATCCTCTCGGAGAACATGACTCCCGACGTGTGGCGGGACCTCGCCGAGGCCGTCCACGAGGAAATCGAGGAGGGCGCGGACGGCGTGGTCGTGATGCACGGCACCGACACGATGCAGTTCACCGCCTCCGCGCTCTCGTTCATGCTCGACACGCCGGTCCCGGTCGTGTTCACCGGAAGCCAGCGGTCGGCCGACCGGCCCTCCTCGGACAACGTGATGAACGCGGTCTGCGCCGTCGAGGCCGCCAAGGCCGACTCTGCGGAGGTCATGGTCTGCATGCACGCCACCGAATCCGACGACGTGTGCGCGCTCCACCGGGGCACTCGCGTCCGGAAGAATCACACCTCGCGGCGCGATGCCTTCGAGACGGTCGGCGCGAAGCCACTCGGCGAGGTCGAGTACGCCGGCGGCGACGCCGAAGTCAGTTTCCGCCGAGCGTACGCCGAGCGCGGCGAGACCGACCTCTCGCTCGCGCCCGAGATGGAGAGCGAGGTCGAACTGCTGAAGTTCACCCCCGGCATGGACGAGTCGGCGCTCGACGTGGCCGAGGGCAAGGAAGGACTGGTCCTCGAAGGTACCGGTCTGGGTCACGTCCACTCGGCGTGGACCGACCGAATCGCCGAGTTGGTCGAGGACGGCACCACGGTCGTCATGACCAGTCAGTGCATCGACGGGCGGGTCTGCGACCGGGTGTACGACACCGGGCGGGACCTGCTCGACGCGGGCGTCGTGGAGGGCGAGGACATGCTCCCCGGCACCGCGAAGGTCAAACTGATGTGGGCGCTGGCCAACAGCGATAATCCCGAGAAGGCGGTCCGGACGCCCGTCGCCGGCGAAATCACCGACCGGTCGGTCCCGTGGGAGTGA
- a CDS encoding GTPBP1 family GTP-binding protein: protein MCPNRAALQQALERGEQEGGSVEFKERLTRDLHLSEGRMESLAAQLRHRVLSGDGEATYVVGVTDDGGIAGISHEDFSESMDVLSLLAEEAGAHIEDVQTWGIADDGSATEKDEMFVTNRDTDDDADGLVGVATIREGAMLDTDSEHIVVGTAGHVDHGKSTLVGTLVTGQSDDGEGGTRGYLDVQPHEVERGLSADLSYGVYGFDGEGPVRMDNPHRKSDRARVVEESDRLVSFVDTVGHEPWLRTTIRGLVGQKLDYGLLTVAADDGPTKTTREHLGVLLATELPTLVAITKADVVDDERVAEVEREVERLLRDVGKTPLRIERHGIDAAIEEIGDDVVPVLTTSAVTMEGMDALDELFERLPKTTADSGDFRMYIDRTYSVTGVGAVASGTIMSGEVEAGDELLLGPMADGAFREVEVRSIEMHYHRVDKAKAGRIVGIALKGVRESDIERGMVLLPKDANPDPVREFEAEVVVLNHPTRIGDGYEPVIHLETVSEAAQFHPHEGQLLPGDSGTTTVRFKFRPYLVEEGQRFVFREGQSKGVGTVTDVNPGADDAESARSDD from the coding sequence ATGTGCCCTAACCGGGCCGCACTACAGCAAGCCCTCGAACGCGGCGAACAGGAGGGCGGAAGCGTGGAGTTCAAAGAGCGACTCACCCGCGACCTCCATCTGTCCGAGGGCCGGATGGAGAGTCTGGCGGCCCAACTCCGCCACCGCGTACTGTCGGGAGACGGCGAGGCCACCTACGTCGTCGGCGTCACGGACGACGGCGGCATCGCCGGCATCAGCCACGAGGACTTCTCCGAGTCGATGGATGTCCTCAGCCTGCTGGCCGAGGAGGCCGGCGCGCACATCGAGGACGTACAGACGTGGGGCATCGCCGACGACGGCTCTGCGACCGAGAAGGACGAGATGTTCGTGACCAACCGCGACACCGACGACGACGCGGATGGTCTCGTCGGCGTCGCCACGATTCGGGAGGGCGCGATGCTCGACACCGACAGCGAACACATCGTGGTCGGCACCGCGGGCCACGTGGACCACGGTAAGTCCACGCTGGTCGGCACGCTCGTCACCGGCCAGTCCGACGACGGCGAGGGCGGCACGCGGGGCTACCTCGACGTGCAACCCCACGAGGTCGAGCGGGGCCTCTCGGCCGACCTCTCCTACGGCGTCTACGGTTTCGACGGCGAGGGACCGGTCCGGATGGACAACCCCCACCGGAAGTCCGACCGGGCGCGGGTCGTCGAGGAGTCCGACCGACTGGTCTCGTTCGTGGACACCGTGGGTCACGAACCGTGGCTTCGGACGACGATTCGGGGACTGGTGGGCCAGAAGTTGGACTACGGCCTGCTGACGGTGGCCGCCGACGACGGCCCGACCAAGACGACGCGGGAGCATCTGGGCGTCCTGCTGGCCACCGAACTCCCGACGCTCGTCGCCATCACCAAGGCCGACGTCGTGGACGACGAGCGCGTGGCGGAGGTCGAGCGCGAAGTCGAGCGCCTCCTCCGGGACGTGGGCAAGACGCCCCTCCGCATCGAGCGCCACGGCATCGACGCCGCAATCGAGGAAATCGGCGACGACGTGGTGCCCGTCTTGACCACCAGCGCGGTCACGATGGAGGGGATGGACGCGCTGGACGAACTGTTCGAGCGCCTGCCCAAGACGACGGCGGACTCGGGCGACTTCCGGATGTACATCGACCGAACCTACTCGGTGACTGGGGTCGGCGCGGTGGCTTCCGGCACCATCATGTCCGGCGAAGTCGAGGCCGGCGACGAACTCCTGTTGGGACCGATGGCAGACGGCGCTTTCCGGGAGGTCGAAGTCCGGTCCATCGAGATGCACTACCACCGCGTGGACAAGGCCAAGGCGGGTCGCATCGTCGGCATCGCCTTGAAAGGGGTTCGGGAGTCGGACATCGAGCGCGGGATGGTCCTCCTGCCGAAGGACGCGAATCCCGACCCGGTTCGGGAGTTCGAGGCCGAAGTCGTCGTCCTCAACCACCCGACCCGCATCGGCGACGGCTACGAACCGGTCATCCACCTCGAAACCGTCAGCGAGGCCGCCCAGTTCCACCCCCACGAGGGCCAACTCCTGCCGGGCGACTCGGGCACCACTACGGTCCGGTTCAAGTTCCGACCCTACCTCGTCGAGGAGGGCCAGCGGTTCGTCTTCCGCGAGGGCCAGAGCAAGGGCGTCGGCACCGTGACCGACGTGAATCCGGGCGCGGACGACGCCGAGAGCGCCCGGTCCGACGACTAA
- a CDS encoding ArsR/SmtB family transcription factor: MDSAELLDILGNENRRRILRLLSRRPCYVTEISEYLGVSPKAVIDHLRKLEDAGLIESRTDDQRRKYFSISRNLRLEVSVSPYEFGMKSAYPASANLDVSRWRYLSLNVQLDAEETDETNETDADDDEERTEAEDGAEDDETVEQATGLAEELDELQQLQRELSLAQRWVHGRIADVQNRLGDALDGEDESRLHAEVLSAVAGGGSSVGEISRAVEAPEHVVDACLSELADGGFVERDEDGEWSLAEK, from the coding sequence ATGGACTCCGCCGAGCTACTCGACATTCTGGGCAACGAGAACCGCAGGCGCATCCTCCGACTCCTCTCGCGTCGGCCCTGCTACGTCACCGAAATCAGCGAGTACCTCGGCGTCAGCCCCAAGGCCGTCATCGACCATCTCCGGAAACTGGAGGACGCCGGCCTCATCGAGAGTCGGACCGACGACCAGCGCAGAAAGTACTTCAGCATCTCGCGCAATCTCCGACTGGAGGTCAGCGTCTCGCCCTACGAGTTCGGGATGAAAAGCGCCTATCCGGCCAGCGCCAACCTCGACGTGAGCAGGTGGCGCTACCTCTCACTCAACGTCCAACTCGACGCCGAGGAGACCGACGAAACGAACGAAACGGACGCTGACGACGACGAGGAGCGCACGGAAGCTGAGGACGGGGCCGAAGACGACGAGACGGTCGAGCAAGCGACCGGCCTCGCCGAGGAGTTGGACGAACTCCAGCAACTCCAGCGCGAACTCTCGCTGGCCCAGCGGTGGGTCCACGGCAGAATCGCCGACGTGCAGAACCGACTCGGCGACGCGCTCGACGGCGAGGACGAGAGCAGACTCCACGCCGAGGTCCTGTCGGCCGTCGCCGGGGGTGGGTCCTCGGTCGGCGAAATCAGCCGTGCGGTCGAGGCCCCCGAACACGTCGTAGACGCTTGCCTGTCGGAACTGGCCGACGGTGGCTTCGTGGAACGCGACGAGGACGGCGAGTGGTCGTTAGCGGAGAAGTAG
- a CDS encoding DUF1405 domain-containing protein, giving the protein MTTLERYARRYLEDGPNLAWLVAVNVLAMLVGVQFYVETLPEVPVYLWPLYADSPAALFLVTLSLVTLLPNLGRSLGEAPRNRALAYLHTFAFAWLVKYGVWTFVSLNLGFGAYFGPPWNPDAFWSYWFIIVTHLGFVAEAYLLPLYGATTRGALATALTALLANDALDYVLGIHPPLRYEPGVLLPTATVALSVLAVAAAARGFDRLPRSGS; this is encoded by the coding sequence ATGACGACGTTGGAGCGCTACGCGCGTCGGTACCTCGAAGACGGCCCGAACCTCGCGTGGTTGGTCGCGGTCAACGTGTTGGCGATGCTGGTCGGCGTCCAGTTCTACGTCGAGACCCTGCCCGAGGTTCCGGTCTACCTCTGGCCGCTCTACGCCGACTCGCCCGCCGCGCTGTTTCTGGTGACGCTCTCGCTGGTGACGCTCCTGCCGAACCTCGGCCGGTCGCTCGGCGAGGCCCCCCGAAATCGCGCGCTGGCCTACCTCCACACGTTTGCGTTCGCGTGGCTGGTCAAGTACGGCGTCTGGACGTTCGTCTCGCTGAACCTCGGCTTCGGGGCCTACTTCGGCCCGCCGTGGAACCCCGACGCTTTCTGGTCGTACTGGTTCATCATCGTGACCCATCTCGGGTTCGTCGCCGAGGCCTACCTCCTCCCGCTCTACGGCGCGACCACTCGGGGCGCGCTGGCGACGGCGCTGACAGCACTGTTGGCCAACGACGCCCTCGACTACGTGCTGGGAATTCACCCGCCGCTCCGGTACGAACCCGGCGTTCTCCTCCCCACAGCGACCGTCGCGCTCTCGGTCCTCGCGGTGGCCGCCGCGGCCCGCGGGTTCGACAGACTCCCGCGTTCAGGTAGTTGA
- a CDS encoding HAD family hydrolase, translating to MTDLADPDDSLAVQSTDPLADVDAVLFDLDGTLVEYERSPGELLSLAFESAGYDPFFDVDEYFARFEDHLAPGVSIREGRANCFAAIADDCGRDPKEGRAVADAFAAERDHSRVERLPGAKSALDALAGDYPLGVVTNGPPEMQTTKLESAGLADYFETVVFGGHDAPAKPDPEPFDVALAELGVETDRAMHVGNSVSSDVAGAHAAGLRSVWVPAEDGSEPEPEPHHSFSSLADFVDR from the coding sequence ATGACCGACCTCGCGGACCCCGACGACTCACTCGCTGTCCAATCAACCGACCCGCTCGCCGACGTAGACGCCGTGCTGTTCGACCTCGACGGGACCCTCGTGGAGTACGAGCGCTCGCCCGGCGAACTCCTCTCGCTCGCGTTCGAGTCGGCCGGGTACGACCCCTTTTTCGACGTAGACGAGTACTTCGCTCGGTTCGAGGACCACCTCGCGCCGGGCGTCTCCATCCGGGAGGGCCGCGCGAACTGCTTCGCCGCCATCGCCGACGACTGCGGCCGGGACCCGAAAGAGGGCCGAGCGGTCGCCGACGCCTTCGCCGCCGAGCGCGACCACTCCCGAGTCGAGCGCCTGCCCGGCGCAAAGAGCGCGCTCGACGCCCTCGCTGGAGACTACCCTCTCGGCGTCGTGACCAACGGCCCGCCCGAGATGCAGACCACGAAACTGGAGTCGGCCGGGTTGGCCGACTACTTCGAGACGGTGGTGTTCGGGGGCCACGACGCCCCCGCAAAGCCCGACCCCGAACCCTTCGATGTCGCGCTGGCGGAGTTGGGGGTCGAGACCGACCGAGCGATGCACGTCGGGAACTCGGTGTCCTCGGACGTGGCAGGGGCGCACGCCGCGGGGCTACGGTCGGTGTGGGTGCCGGCAGAGGACGGGAGTGAGCCAGAGCCGGAGCCGCATCATTCGTTCTCCTCGTTGGCAGATTTCGTAGATCGCTAA
- a CDS encoding ubiquitin-like small modifier protein 1 → MRWKLFADLAEITGGKEIEVEADPGETVGDALAALVAEHPDLKDRIHDEEGDLRDHINVLRNGTNVHAEDGLETELESGDELALFPPVSGG, encoded by the coding sequence ATGCGCTGGAAGTTGTTCGCGGACCTCGCCGAGATTACCGGCGGAAAGGAAATCGAGGTCGAGGCCGACCCCGGCGAGACAGTCGGCGACGCGCTGGCCGCGCTGGTCGCCGAGCATCCCGACCTGAAAGACCGCATCCACGACGAGGAGGGCGACCTGCGCGACCACATCAACGTCCTGCGAAACGGGACCAACGTCCACGCCGAGGACGGCCTCGAAACCGAACTCGAATCGGGCGACGAACTCGCGCTGTTCCCGCCGGTCAGCGGTGGGTAG
- a CDS encoding restriction endonuclease, translating into MLQGMDQSEFGQFVAALWERQGWQTQVKQDDGRTFVAVQRPQSGEEGLLWARPGDEEVGGKEVQQFAKLCQQYEVDESAIVTAGVLSDHAKKVAQGSPVELLDGEGVAKILKQKGWTDLAEEYAGGGSGGGGGGDSPVDQAKQIGQQVSAKVSDALGDTNLPSAGKIPTKPLLAVVVLVAVLGAGVLVGPSIPLLGGGGGGAPIAAESAAPANSTTTLSVSWNARVTDEIDPNESDTKYYGAPRGEQFVLVRMSINNTGNGTVTVKQANFKLRTENRTYGYQPLTDHDGFVDFPISSGQRYVGWTVFAVPKGTSGTLVYEQNASEPPVAVEFTHDPAIAVNVTQR; encoded by the coding sequence ATGCTACAGGGAATGGACCAGTCCGAATTCGGTCAGTTCGTTGCGGCCCTCTGGGAGCGTCAGGGCTGGCAGACACAGGTCAAGCAGGACGACGGGCGGACGTTCGTCGCAGTCCAGCGTCCCCAGTCCGGCGAGGAGGGCCTGCTCTGGGCGCGTCCCGGCGACGAGGAGGTCGGCGGGAAGGAAGTCCAGCAGTTCGCCAAACTCTGCCAACAGTACGAGGTGGACGAGTCGGCAATCGTCACCGCGGGAGTCCTCTCGGACCACGCCAAGAAGGTCGCGCAGGGGTCGCCCGTCGAACTCTTGGACGGCGAGGGCGTCGCCAAAATCCTGAAACAGAAGGGATGGACCGACCTCGCCGAGGAGTACGCCGGTGGCGGTTCGGGCGGCGGCGGCGGCGGCGACTCGCCGGTAGACCAAGCGAAGCAAATCGGCCAGCAGGTCTCCGCGAAGGTCTCGGACGCGCTCGGCGACACCAATCTTCCGTCCGCCGGAAAAATCCCGACCAAACCCCTCCTCGCCGTCGTCGTGCTGGTCGCAGTCCTCGGCGCGGGCGTGCTGGTCGGCCCCTCGATTCCTCTCCTCGGCGGCGGCGGTGGCGGCGCACCTATCGCCGCCGAGTCGGCCGCTCCGGCCAACAGCACCACGACACTCAGCGTGAGTTGGAACGCCCGCGTGACCGACGAAATCGACCCGAACGAGAGCGACACCAAATACTACGGCGCGCCGCGAGGCGAACAGTTCGTCCTCGTCAGGATGTCCATCAACAACACCGGCAACGGGACGGTGACGGTCAAACAGGCGAACTTCAAACTCCGGACCGAGAACCGGACCTACGGCTACCAACCGCTGACCGACCACGACGGCTTCGTGGACTTCCCCATCTCGTCGGGTCAGCGATACGTCGGGTGGACGGTCTTCGCGGTCCCGAAGGGAACGAGCGGGACGCTCGTCTACGAACAGAACGCGAGCGAACCGCCCGTCGCCGTCGAGTTCACGCACGACCCGGCCATCGCGGTCAACGTGACACAGCGGTAG